Genomic window (Zingiber officinale cultivar Zhangliang chromosome 2B, Zo_v1.1, whole genome shotgun sequence):
CATGGAGAGATCAATGTTATCTTGAAGACGAGGAGAAATTAAAATATGAAATAGAGTACGTGTCTTGATGATGTAAGTATTATGAACATTCACACAAAGAAAGACTGCTTATAGATCCAACGGATCTGTGATTTTTATCTTAAGTCACAACCTAAGAAAGGAGATTAATCAACCTACTATTGGAGCGAGAAGGGAATAAAGATGTTGCAATAAGAATGTTGGAAAGCTAGACTTAGGATATAGTTTTGGACACATCAAATTAAAAGCACACAATTCCTTGAGGTTgaagaaacaaatgcaacatgaCCCTGTATGAAGTTGATTTGAAGTCTCTGTATATCATTGAAATATTCTTTCACGAAGTAGTTAGGAATGAAAGAAAGATTGACAACTAAAGGTAGAATCAATCTCAATAGATCCTGCAACCATGTTGATCCATAAAATCCAAATCCATGTATATAAAATAATGTTTGTAATTTATCCATAAATTCAACTCTTgcataaaaattaataatcaataGTTGTTGTAGAAAAAAATGAGAAGGATGTAttcatgtatatatttttattttaataatttatatttatattttatataaaaaataaattattttccttATAATACATGAATAGCATATAGAATTAATACTGTTGCTCAATGggaagaaattttttaaacttgaaaCATGATTTATTCATCTAAGTTATGATTACCTGTGGCAGTTGAAGAAAGAAGAATACGAAACAGAAACAGTATCTGAAATGTACGTATCTCTTAAACTTTGCTATGGCAAATGTGCAAAAGGCAGAAGAGAAGTGTCAAGAAAATAGTTATCTTTACTCGTAAGTGAGCAAAGTGATAGTCAATCGATGGTGATAATGAAGATGATGATTGGTTGTATGTATGTACATTGATGGAAGCAAGAGCTAGCGATATATGAGCAAAAGCCTTGGCATGGGAGCCAAGTCATGAGCTTGCATGAAACCACCTTCTCAACAGTCGACGCCAACAATTGGATATATCATCACCCTCCACGTACGGCTACTACGTACTTACTATAAATACCACCTCGAGCAATCGTGATCTCCTCATCGCAAGTCCCTTCCCAAACCATCAATGGCCTTCCGATCTCCTCCTCCGCCCCCCGCAAGGCAACCACCCACGTCACCTCCTCCCACACCACGTCAAAGTCCCCCGCCTCCCACTCCCATCGTGAACCCACCGCCGCCTCCGGCTCCCACTCCCAAACTGCCACCGCCGCCTCCGAATGTAAAGCCACCGCCACCTCCCGCTCCCACTCCCATGCTGCCACCGCCGCCTCCGATTGTACAGCCCCCGCCATCGCCACCTCCACCACGAAGCCCCCCGCCGCCTCCTAGTGTAAAGCCACCACCGCCGCCACAACCAAGCCCCCCGCCGCCTCCTAGTGTTAAGCCACCGCCACCTCCCACTCCCAAACTGCCACCGCCGCCACAACGAATCCCCCCGCCGCCTCCTAGTGTAAAGCCACCACCGCCGCCACAACGAATCCCCCCGCCGCCTCCTAGTGTTAAGCCACCGCCACCTCCCACTCCCAAACTGCCACCGCCGCCGGCTCCAGTTGCACCGCTAGTTCCGCCGCCGCCACCGCCGGGCCCAAACCACACCGTGGTCATCGTGGTGGTAGCCACCCTCGGCGGCCTTGTCCTCCTCGGTTTCCTTGCGGCGGCCGTGTTCTGTTTCCTacagaagagaaagaagaagcagaaggcgGCAGCGAGAGAAGGGCTGGCGGCGGACGTGGAGGGTCATGTGCACGGGCAGCAGTTACACGAAAGGTTCAAGAAGGGGGCGGCGTCCTCCTTCGGTAAAGCTGCACGCAGTTCCAGCCGGGCGACCGGTTAGTCAGCGGATGCTGAAGCTACCagacagatatatatatatatatatatatatatatatatatctgcgaATGGTTGAACTTGAGATCCTCTAATTAATAACTTGAGTACTGAGTTTGTACACGTGCATGTGTTTGAGCTACGATCTATCatatattataatatataatatattgggATGAATAATGAGAATAAAGTGTCTACGGTTTGTTAAAAGAATTGATCTCCTTTAATTGCCCTACTCTACGATATTCAATTCATATCTTGATAAATATTATGAGGTAAAATATAATATTAGTTTATTTATTTGGATAAGTTTTTATTTCAATTGGTTTGGCATTAAGTGTGCATAGAATCATGctcgcacatgagtcaacttAATTCAATACAATTCGAACTATAAATTTGTACTCTTATGCACCCACGCATGAGAGATTTTCTCTCTCATGTATttattcacatcatcaatgcatgtagATTCACAATGAAATTTCTTTCATTTCcgtctcttcttcattcacatatATTCAACAAAAATCCCAAATTGGGAAGATAGAGAGTGCCTATTTTGTTTCAAGCTCGAGGAGAGTATACATCAAggaaattaattgatgatgccTGACATTGTTCTTCTTTGAGGTGTCAAAGGCCCGCCCCATTGAAAGACGAGAAGAGCGCTGGGCACAATAATGGCAGAGCAAGTTAATGCCTTTACCCTGGCCAAAATAGTAGTCGGACGAGCTACTTGGTGGGCGATGGTTGGGCAGAGGAGGAGGACGACGACCGAAGAGGGAGGAAGACGACCATatttaaacattattaaaaataaataaaattatgataCCTAGGTGTCAAAGGTCGGCTACTTGGTGGGAGATGACTGGGCAAAGGAGGAGGACGATGATCGAagagggaggaggaagatgagtgcaaaattaaatattattaaaaataataaaatggagATGCGGGGTATCGATCCCCATACCTCTCGCATGCTAAGCGAACGCTCTACCATTTGAGCTACATCCCCATatgatttaaatataaatatttaaaatattttaccaTAACTAAAAATCAAACTCATCAAAATCAAACCTCCGTCATTCTTTACCAATCTGCATCGTCGTGAAGTTATTGGTTAGCATTAACGGATTCTTCATATTTTGTAATAGAAGGGGACAAGATCATTTAACTCACCTTTGACAGATATACAGGGTCACATGAAAGATGTTTGCCCAAGGAGCTCAGCTTCTTTGACAAGTCGAATTCTTATCTTatttgttatgctccttatggtcATGACCCCTAAAATTtacagtttgttttccttttcctttattgttgATCATCTTTTATTTCTTGCTTGAACATTGAGAACCGGTTGTTAGGTGAACATTCTCAGATGTCTCACACCTTAGTCTCTCCTCCTCTTGAATGCATTGAGCTATAAGTTTATTGATATAGGTTATGATAAGCCGGCCCCTCGGATGGAGGTCAAGGATGAGAGGAAGAAGGGGGTGCTCATAGCCGGTTGAATGTATGATCAGTAAGGCAAAAGTTGACCGAATAAAAGGATCTCTGAATGCTCTTGGACGTGCAAAGCTCGACCGAGATTCGAGGTGCTGAGCCCTATAAAATTTCTAGTATATGAATGATCGAGCAGAGGATGAACAAGTAGAAACGTGCTTGTATACGCTCAGACGAGCAAAGCCCGACCGAACTTAGAGGCGCTCGGCCATATAAAGCttctgttggtgcgagaagcaccAGGCGATCGAACCTgcgttttgattatgtcaaagggttcaaagttaatgttatttgttgtttgacaagtttgaatgagattgcaagaaattcctaagtattcttaggcaaaagccctagtggattctaggcaggtggaaaaccccagggggtggtaactctaggtcctagggagtggtaaccctaggtgatgaaaagtcctagctgcgattaggcaggtcaaaaaccctagggggtggtaatcctaggtcctagtggatggtaaccctaggcggaaagtcttagcgggtcgagggcttcaggcaaaatcctagagtcaaggactctaggtcctagggttttcggaggaaAATCCAAAGTCAAAATCGGACTGTCcagtgactgtcaaatacttgtatttatcttatattattgtgctaacttgctTTTTCAGGGTATGCTTTGTTTGTGGACGaatatgccttgcaggaatgAAGTTGCCTAAGGGAagtctcagatgaacagtacccgaggcaccccttcatggagcttgaaggcgccttgggtgcctTGGATGAAAGCCTCGTGCAACAAGgagcgaaggcaccttccaaggagatggaaggcgccttgaacactggaTGGATGGccccctccatggagcttggaggcgccttcgggtggAAAAGCAGCGCAGGCATCGGAGATTATCGACACCGTGGAAACTGGGATAAGCATCCTTGCTGAAGATGCCTCCTATGGAGGTTAGAGGCACCCTCAATATCTTATTTAAGCCTGATTCAAGCAGAGGCAAAGTAACAACAGTAACTTTCAATACTTCTTCCGTGTGCGGCTAACAAATCGATTCAGCAAAGTCCTAACACTACTCCAACGACTAGAAGTTCTCAATTTCATATttccttattgtcggtataatatttgGTAGCACTATAATtgttgtactctttttgtaatatTTCCAAAGTTATagtaattgcccatcgaaagcacccttatgtgtgagccttggagtaggagtcgccacatgctccaaaccaagtaaattctctgtTTTTGTGTTTGATCTTTATTTTCCACTGCGATTACTCGATTATcttaaaaacaaacaaattagccacgagtactattcacccctccccctctagcgcttttcgatcctacagcttCTAGTATATGAATAACCGAGCGAAGGTCGAACAAGCACAAAAGTGCTTGTATGCGCTCAGACGAGAAAAGCCCTACCGAGCTTAGAGGTGCTCGACtttataaagcttctagtatATGAATGACCGAGCGAAGGCCGAATGACCACAAACGTGCTTGTATGCACTCAGACGGGCAAAGCTTGACCGAGCTTAGAGGCGCTTGGCCTTATAAAGCTTCTAGTATATGAATGACCGAACGAAGGTCGAACAACCACAAAAGTGCTTGTATGCGCTCGGATGGGCAAAGTCCGACCGAGATTAGAGGCACTCGACCTTATAAAGCTTCTAGCATATGAATGACCGAGCGAAGGCCGAACAAGCACAAACGTGCTTGTATGCACTCGGATGGGCAAGCCCGATCGAGCTTAGAGGTGCTCGGTCTTATAAAGCTTCTAGTATATGAATGAAAGAGTGAAGGCCGAACAAGCACAAACGTGCTTATATGCGCTCGAATGGGCAAAGCCCGATCGAGATTAGAGGCACTCGGCCTTATAAAGCTCTAGCATATGAATGACCGAGCGAAGACCGAACAAGCATAAACGTGCTTGTATGTGTTCGGGCAGGCAAAGTCTGATCAAGCTTAAAGGCGTTCAGCCTTATAAAACTTTACTATATAAATGACCAGGCAAGTTATGCTTCACAAAAGGTATTCTTTATATATGATCGGTTTAAACAACCGACCGAGATATACTTCACaaaaggtattcttaatatatgATTAACTTAAATGATCCGTCGACATATGTTTCACAAATGTTATTCTTAATATGTCACCGGCTTCAATGACTGGTCGAAATACATGTAGTACATTATTTTATGATAGCCTTGCAGGTTTGGCGGAAATTATCCTCTCGAAGCTTATTTGGTTGCAGGGAtacattcttcttcatgtttcatTAAAATGAGGTatcataaacgacaaaagaggtacattggGATAGAAAAAGATTCCTTGAAGAATTATTGGGAGAGATCCAGGTTGTACTTTCTcaatcttctaacaaactctaacaaatcaggGAACATCTTATGATTACAGAGGTTATatgtgttggtaccccaaggttgttttgatgtgatcaaacaagttaaattaggtcctgttgtgtttaattttgtgtctaagtgtataggaacttaggagcacaggacgtcgagcaaaagacgcagctagcgagaaggactgtACAAGAGAGAGTCGATGGACTCGGCGCGTCCGAGGTATGAGGAGTTatggaagagtacgtgggcggacgagaaggaggcgcacgatgTTTCCGAGGGACCAGAAAccaggagcggaagcttgctcgagaaggcgggaagttgggttcgggtgaatccTATTTCGGAttgccaaaatcacccaagcgagcgaaaaaATCCGTACCGAAGCAAACGAAGCTGAAGCTGGAGGCctggagagaaagtcaacaaaatattGACTTTCCCCCTCTGGGGTGCCCGAAatgattccaggcgcccggagcagtccgggagCCTAGAACGATTCTGGGCACCCGAAACCCAAGTTTTAGTCATTTCGACGTGGTCTTTGACCGTTGCGTCGGGGATAAGTTTTTATCccactctaggcgcct
Coding sequences:
- the LOC122048200 gene encoding leucine-rich repeat extensin-like protein 3: MAFRSPPPPPARQPPTSPPPTPRQSPPPPTPIVNPPPPPAPTPKLPPPPPNVKPPPPPAPTPMLPPPPPIVQPPPSPPPPRSPPPPPSVKPPPPPQPSPPPPPSVKPPPPPTPKLPPPPQRIPPPPPSVKPPPPPQRIPPPPPSVKPPPPPTPKLPPPPAPVAPLVPPPPPPGPNHTVVIVVVATLGGLVLLGFLAAAVFCFLQKRKKKQKAAAREGLAADVEGHVHGQQLHERFKKGAASSFGKAARSSSRATGYALFVDEYALQE